A single region of the Streptomyces sp. AM 4-1-1 genome encodes:
- a CDS encoding DUF3291 domain-containing protein, whose protein sequence is MPTLPWTIPNPAPPRTKALVMASRFEVRSGRDVPRFFLKSLSAWRQVRSAPGAYGASLIAQPFKRVFYTLSAWEDRDALYAYARTDPHRGVVSDVRSTMKASTFTFWEVSVEELPITWADAKRRIADQAVSERAT, encoded by the coding sequence GTGCCGACCCTTCCCTGGACGATTCCGAACCCGGCCCCACCGCGTACCAAGGCTCTGGTCATGGCCTCCCGCTTCGAGGTGCGGTCGGGCCGGGACGTGCCGCGTTTCTTCCTGAAGTCGCTCTCCGCGTGGCGGCAGGTCCGGTCGGCGCCCGGTGCGTACGGCGCGTCGCTCATCGCCCAGCCCTTCAAGCGGGTGTTCTACACGCTCTCGGCGTGGGAGGACCGCGACGCCCTGTACGCGTACGCCAGGACCGATCCGCACCGGGGGGTGGTGAGCGATGTGCGGTCGACCATGAAGGCGTCCACATTCACCTTCTGGGAGGTGTCCGTCGAAGAGCTGCCCATCACCTGGGCCGACGCGAAGCGGCGCATCGCCGACCAGGCCGTGTCCGAGAGGGCGACATGA
- a CDS encoding MerR family transcriptional regulator yields MRISELSRRSGVPVATIKYYIREGMLPPGRATSATQAEYGDQHVRRLRLVRALIGVRGLSVSATREVLRAVSAHESDLHEVLGLVLGGRPATDRSCGGNGDGAADAKAGDSASEPTGSTPDAADSTPETAGSAPADAAGGGDRAAEPTEADTLIAEMGWRVSDGAPGRGVIDETLDTLRSLGMDYHWRTLVPYAELAERAAVLDLDELQHSTDPIEQAERAVVLTILLEPALLALRRLAQENESAKRNGD; encoded by the coding sequence GTGCGCATCTCCGAGTTGAGCCGTCGCAGCGGCGTCCCGGTCGCGACGATCAAGTACTACATCCGCGAGGGGATGCTGCCGCCGGGACGGGCGACGTCCGCGACCCAGGCCGAGTACGGCGACCAGCACGTCCGGCGGCTACGGCTCGTCCGGGCGCTGATCGGGGTCCGCGGCCTTTCCGTCAGCGCCACCCGGGAAGTGCTCCGTGCGGTCTCCGCGCATGAGAGCGATCTCCACGAGGTACTGGGGCTGGTCCTGGGCGGCCGGCCGGCCACGGACAGGAGCTGCGGCGGGAACGGCGACGGCGCGGCCGACGCCAAGGCCGGGGACTCCGCTTCCGAGCCGACGGGCTCCACTCCCGATGCGGCGGACTCCACTCCCGAAACGGCGGGCTCCGCTCCCGCTGATGCGGCGGGTGGCGGGGACCGTGCCGCGGAGCCCACCGAGGCCGACACCCTGATCGCCGAGATGGGCTGGCGGGTATCGGACGGCGCACCGGGCAGGGGGGTCATCGACGAGACCCTGGACACCCTGCGGTCCCTCGGCATGGACTACCACTGGCGGACCCTCGTCCCGTACGCGGAACTCGCGGAGCGGGCCGCCGTCCTGGACCTGGACGAGTTGCAGCACTCCACCGATCCGATAGAGCAGGCCGAGCGCGCCGTCGTCCTGACGATCCTTCTCGAACCGGCGCTGCTGGCGCTACGACGCCTCGCCCAGGAGAACGAGTCGGCGAAGCGCAACGGCGACTGA
- a CDS encoding PIN domain nuclease produces the protein MQDRYPIDRSALARRTKPSVKEVLKPLHERYLLAVCQPTEYEMIHSARDSSEATRISTWLHAFDYLHSDDEAFTRALEIQRHALNAGFHRALSFPDLLVAATAELNGRTVLHYDGDFDMISSLTGRSAEWVVPPGSADR, from the coding sequence ATGCAGGACCGCTATCCGATCGACAGGTCCGCACTCGCGCGCCGGACGAAGCCGAGCGTCAAAGAAGTGCTCAAGCCCCTTCACGAGCGCTACCTTCTCGCCGTGTGCCAACCCACCGAGTACGAAATGATCCACTCGGCGCGAGACAGCTCGGAGGCGACACGCATCAGCACCTGGCTCCACGCCTTCGACTACCTCCACAGCGACGACGAGGCATTCACCCGCGCGCTGGAGATCCAGCGCCACGCGCTCAACGCGGGCTTCCACCGCGCCCTGTCCTTCCCCGATCTGCTGGTCGCCGCCACGGCCGAGCTGAACGGGCGGACGGTCCTCCACTACGACGGTGACTTCGACATGATCTCCTCGCTCACCGGCCGGTCCGCCGAATGGGTCGTCCCGCCCGGCAGCGCGGACCGCTGA
- a CDS encoding trypsin-like peptidase domain-containing protein, with translation MAAEHGTPEDRLAVGGGEVVGGGEVIGISEVVGEVVGVPGLEAVTRAAAGLVETEDLLRVIEDAMRRVAVVEIDGSPVGTGVLVRPDVLLTAGHVLGPALASGTLPDTVEARFDFRTVSATGPYETGFRVRLTELLDSSPPTDAEAASSPLSFDAPPDRLDYALLRTGGPVPSYGGGAFPPSPRGHYELEETGYDFGGGGPLFLVQHPLAMRAKVSFPQSAKANEAGTRFRYQHANTLPGSSGSPVIDVRGRLVGIHHYAVGGVNQGVPAAAIASSVGRGPNPWVVGAPSPRSGVNTSSIMVSWVEEDRRWAELVHDALTAAGHQVLMGPAADGPGDQGVREHVDAGGRVFAVVSPAYLADARKTAERDYVVHQLDHATARDRLVPLLVEGDASGSLALLSPVDLRDASDTVVRGRLTSAVPPAAAPSAGPPTPGSDTLLGFRPGDPLPRLQRLSHRARRAAGTVPGTVFADAEESQFAAGLYVTRNLEEELLRRLDADRVTPVVVTGEAGCGKTSILWSLARRRCESPSGEVFFLKATWLVPDDSGSTRAEQGTLLAAVEQAREAGHAVTVLVDTVDVLMNSDASWEALVTVVESAVAAGASVVMTSRVAEATELPSRWQRFRLSDYDTGTGQGSHSTSEFERAVLAHSKFFTNDPQTREDLITRMLAIVARDISLNPLCLRPLTLRMLFEIYTPGVVPDVVDTTGLYEAFWDHRVACDRRSWEGAGDRTAHDRDLGPSAMALALEMLRAGLPEARVDRVRLPATLTSQRLTQDVALLVKRGVGQLAGGVFQFFHQTFFEYAASRALVLDHGAAGLGALVRHLRDLDSEDYFLLAVLEQAWLCADRTQDAGDAAAATVGHLVKALADGLGKAGGVGEAGVSGGGSDGSDGSGGGSGSSGVSGGGSGSSGDSGSGSVGPHGSDGPGGSRGGPGGSDGSDGGRVPIRYGLRRAVLAVCAQSSLLTDDMLPELLCVLGSPTLPLPSLRQFLELLPSPGRTYGPRDIAFLKAASQRPDNAWIAVLEVLERLLPRDPAQVLATVRELGIVERAAAGGHELSTRGELAQFLVTLLLWRPAEAFPLLETVADAALALDRSQYVADILTRMASLCADHGDPEEWAVRADRILGSTTTTSSALIKSHTAVLVPYLRTLSLPDLVGRLTALASRLLSTTDPATADRSLLGAILTAVAEVTPADADPAPVVDLLVRVTRREQMADLSRGSLVRLLDSDTPVGPAVRDLAVDWLVQGMPLTELQDPTGIRARVVRTALTQLDLPLPRVADVAGRAAAAWPPSADDPARVWRSSACLLHLLVRGAAAGIPEARAVMDRLPDGGSLSGTAVVAWVDPFRKQASTAGEAGLVADLLIRIDELRHVRTMLANDVVLDEASLTRLTASSLAALRAAVPKARPDVMSHEDRTRLRSLTALLAELERTGTPVPLAWEELSGWIDRIPDSVAVGWLIDLVGAGLERGDHPPAEALSLLRGLCGADGTTVDCSTEHGSRARRWCLWWYGTYGAAADIAETYRLAFHEPADDTGLIKIANYCFADRHETPLTEEEAVGLLLGIGRRLRSSRLGSAPRKNIAQAWRGAMRSVVPGGSAATHLRIIRQLPELDDAFAARVVQYVPVRRTPELRTALEDVAELPGLGARLQGAADKILDEHKRHASEGGWPGLFADLARWEGPKGRGAVSGAD, from the coding sequence ATGGCCGCTGAGCACGGAACGCCCGAGGACCGGCTCGCCGTCGGCGGCGGCGAGGTCGTCGGCGGTGGCGAGGTCATCGGCATCAGTGAGGTCGTCGGCGAGGTCGTCGGCGTGCCCGGTCTGGAGGCCGTCACCAGGGCCGCCGCGGGTCTCGTCGAGACGGAGGACCTGCTCCGGGTGATCGAGGACGCGATGCGGCGGGTGGCGGTCGTCGAGATCGACGGCAGTCCGGTGGGTACGGGCGTTCTCGTACGGCCTGACGTGCTGCTGACCGCGGGACATGTGCTCGGCCCCGCCCTGGCGTCGGGGACGCTGCCGGACACCGTCGAGGCCCGCTTCGACTTCCGCACGGTCTCGGCGACCGGCCCGTACGAGACCGGTTTCCGGGTACGGCTGACGGAACTCCTCGACAGCAGTCCGCCGACCGACGCGGAGGCCGCGTCCTCGCCGCTGTCCTTCGACGCCCCGCCGGACCGCCTCGACTACGCCCTGTTGCGGACGGGCGGCCCCGTCCCGTCGTACGGCGGCGGAGCGTTTCCGCCCTCCCCGCGCGGTCATTACGAACTGGAGGAGACGGGTTACGACTTCGGGGGCGGGGGGCCTCTGTTCCTCGTACAGCATCCGCTCGCCATGCGTGCGAAGGTCTCGTTCCCGCAGTCGGCGAAGGCCAACGAAGCGGGTACGCGCTTCCGTTACCAGCACGCGAACACCCTGCCCGGATCGTCCGGGTCTCCCGTCATCGATGTCCGCGGCCGTCTGGTCGGCATCCACCACTACGCGGTCGGAGGGGTCAACCAGGGTGTTCCGGCGGCCGCGATCGCGTCGTCGGTCGGCCGTGGGCCCAATCCCTGGGTCGTGGGCGCCCCTTCACCTCGCAGTGGCGTGAACACCTCGTCGATCATGGTGAGTTGGGTGGAGGAGGACCGGCGCTGGGCGGAACTGGTGCACGACGCCCTCACGGCCGCGGGCCATCAGGTGCTCATGGGCCCGGCGGCCGACGGCCCAGGCGACCAGGGCGTCCGGGAGCATGTGGACGCGGGCGGGCGGGTGTTCGCCGTCGTCAGCCCCGCCTATCTCGCCGACGCCCGGAAGACCGCCGAGCGCGACTACGTCGTCCATCAGCTCGACCACGCGACCGCCCGCGACCGGCTGGTGCCGCTCCTGGTCGAGGGCGACGCCTCGGGAAGCCTGGCGCTGCTGTCGCCGGTCGACCTGCGCGACGCGAGCGACACCGTCGTCCGTGGGCGGCTGACCTCCGCCGTGCCCCCGGCCGCCGCCCCGTCCGCAGGGCCGCCGACTCCCGGGTCGGACACCCTCCTCGGTTTCAGGCCCGGCGACCCGCTGCCCCGCCTCCAGCGGCTCAGCCACCGGGCCCGCCGGGCGGCCGGGACCGTGCCGGGTACGGTCTTCGCCGACGCCGAGGAGAGCCAGTTCGCGGCGGGGCTGTACGTCACCCGCAATCTGGAGGAGGAGCTTCTCCGGCGTCTGGACGCCGACCGCGTCACCCCCGTCGTGGTGACCGGCGAGGCCGGCTGCGGCAAGACGAGCATCCTGTGGAGCCTGGCACGGCGGCGGTGCGAGTCGCCGTCGGGGGAGGTCTTCTTCCTCAAGGCGACCTGGCTGGTGCCCGACGACTCCGGCAGCACCCGGGCCGAGCAGGGGACACTCCTCGCCGCCGTCGAACAGGCCCGGGAGGCCGGACACGCCGTGACCGTGCTGGTCGACACCGTGGACGTCCTCATGAACAGCGACGCCTCCTGGGAGGCCCTGGTCACGGTCGTGGAGTCGGCGGTGGCGGCCGGTGCCTCGGTCGTCATGACGTCGAGGGTGGCGGAGGCGACCGAACTGCCGTCCCGCTGGCAGCGGTTCCGGCTGTCCGACTACGACACGGGCACCGGGCAGGGTTCGCACTCGACGAGTGAGTTCGAGCGCGCGGTGCTGGCGCACAGCAAGTTCTTCACGAACGACCCACAGACCCGGGAAGACCTGATCACCAGGATGCTGGCGATCGTCGCGCGGGACATCTCGCTGAACCCGCTGTGCCTGCGCCCGCTGACCCTGCGCATGCTCTTCGAGATCTACACCCCCGGCGTCGTGCCCGACGTCGTCGACACCACGGGCCTGTACGAGGCGTTCTGGGACCATCGGGTGGCGTGCGACCGCCGCTCCTGGGAGGGCGCCGGCGACCGCACGGCACACGACCGTGATCTCGGGCCGAGCGCCATGGCCCTCGCCCTGGAGATGCTGCGGGCCGGGCTGCCCGAGGCACGCGTCGACCGCGTCCGGCTGCCCGCGACACTGACCTCGCAGCGGCTCACCCAGGACGTGGCCCTCCTGGTGAAGCGCGGGGTGGGTCAACTCGCGGGCGGGGTCTTCCAGTTCTTCCACCAGACGTTCTTCGAGTACGCCGCGAGCCGTGCCCTGGTCCTCGACCACGGCGCCGCCGGGCTCGGCGCCCTCGTCCGGCACCTGCGGGACCTGGACAGCGAGGACTACTTCCTTCTGGCCGTGCTGGAACAGGCGTGGCTGTGTGCGGACCGGACACAGGACGCGGGGGACGCCGCCGCGGCGACCGTCGGACATCTGGTGAAGGCTCTCGCCGATGGGTTGGGAAAGGCGGGAGGGGTGGGAGAGGCAGGGGTTTCGGGAGGCGGGTCGGACGGGTCGGACGGGTCGGGGGGTGGCTCGGGCAGTTCGGGGGTTTCGGGGGGTGGCTCGGGCAGTTCGGGGGACTCTGGGAGTGGTTCGGTCGGACCGCACGGCTCGGACGGGCCGGGGGGCTCGCGGGGTGGTCCGGGCGGCTCGGACGGCTCGGACGGCGGGCGGGTCCCGATCCGTTACGGGCTGCGCAGAGCGGTGCTCGCGGTCTGCGCCCAGAGTTCCCTGCTGACCGACGACATGCTGCCCGAACTGTTGTGTGTCCTCGGTTCCCCCACGCTGCCCCTGCCCTCCCTGCGGCAGTTCCTCGAACTGCTGCCCTCGCCCGGCCGCACGTACGGCCCCCGCGACATCGCCTTCCTGAAGGCCGCCTCGCAGCGACCGGACAACGCCTGGATCGCCGTACTGGAGGTCCTGGAGAGGTTGTTGCCCCGCGATCCGGCTCAAGTCCTGGCCACCGTGCGCGAACTGGGCATCGTCGAGCGCGCCGCCGCCGGCGGCCATGAGCTGTCCACGCGCGGTGAGCTGGCGCAGTTCCTCGTCACGCTCCTGCTCTGGCGTCCCGCCGAGGCATTTCCCCTCCTGGAGACGGTGGCCGACGCGGCGCTGGCCCTCGACCGATCCCAGTACGTGGCCGACATCCTGACCAGGATGGCTTCCCTGTGCGCGGACCACGGCGACCCGGAGGAGTGGGCCGTCCGGGCCGACCGGATTCTCGGCAGTACCACGACGACGTCGTCGGCCCTCATCAAGTCGCACACCGCCGTCCTCGTCCCGTATCTGCGCACCCTGTCCCTGCCCGACCTGGTCGGGCGGCTCACGGCCCTCGCGTCCCGGCTGCTGTCCACGACCGACCCCGCGACGGCCGACCGGTCGCTCCTGGGGGCGATCCTCACGGCCGTCGCGGAAGTGACCCCTGCCGACGCCGACCCGGCTCCCGTCGTGGACCTCCTGGTGCGGGTCACCCGCAGGGAGCAGATGGCCGACCTGTCGCGCGGTTCCCTGGTCCGCCTCCTCGACTCCGACACACCCGTCGGCCCGGCGGTGCGTGACCTCGCCGTCGACTGGCTCGTACAGGGGATGCCGCTCACCGAACTCCAGGACCCCACCGGCATCCGCGCCCGGGTCGTACGGACGGCCCTGACACAGCTGGACCTGCCGCTGCCCCGGGTCGCCGACGTCGCGGGCCGGGCGGCGGCGGCCTGGCCGCCGTCGGCGGACGACCCCGCCAGGGTGTGGCGGTCCTCCGCGTGCCTCCTCCACCTTCTGGTGCGCGGCGCGGCGGCGGGCATTCCCGAGGCCCGCGCGGTGATGGACCGACTGCCGGACGGAGGCTCGTTGTCGGGCACCGCCGTGGTGGCCTGGGTGGACCCCTTCAGGAAACAGGCGTCGACCGCGGGCGAGGCCGGCCTGGTGGCGGATCTCCTGATCCGCATCGACGAACTCAGGCACGTGCGCACGATGTTGGCGAACGACGTGGTCCTCGACGAGGCGTCGCTCACCCGGCTCACCGCGTCGTCGCTCGCCGCACTGCGCGCGGCCGTGCCGAAGGCCCGCCCGGACGTCATGAGCCACGAGGACCGCACCCGGCTGCGATCCCTGACCGCACTGCTCGCCGAGCTGGAGAGGACCGGTACGCCCGTCCCCCTCGCCTGGGAGGAACTGTCGGGCTGGATCGACCGGATACCCGACTCCGTCGCCGTGGGATGGCTCATCGATCTCGTCGGGGCCGGGCTGGAACGCGGCGACCACCCGCCGGCCGAGGCGCTGTCGCTGCTGCGCGGCCTGTGCGGCGCCGACGGCACGACGGTCGACTGCTCCACGGAGCACGGGTCGCGGGCGCGGCGGTGGTGCCTGTGGTGGTACGGCACCTACGGCGCGGCGGCGGACATCGCGGAGACGTACCGGCTCGCATTCCACGAACCGGCCGACGACACGGGCCTCATCAAGATCGCCAACTACTGCTTCGCCGACCGGCACGAGACGCCTCTCACCGAGGAGGAGGCCGTCGGGCTCCTCCTCGGCATCGGACGGCGGTTGAGGTCGAGCAGGCTCGGTTCGGCTCCCCGCAAGAACATCGCACAGGCGTGGCGGGGAGCGATGCGGTCCGTCGTGCCGGGCGGGAGCGCGGCCACACACCTCCGTATCATCCGTCAACTGCCGGAACTGGACGACGCGTTCGCCGCGCGGGTGGTCCAGTACGTCCCGGTGAGGCGGACACCGGAACTGCGCACCGCGCTGGAGGACGTCGCGGAACTGCCGGGGCTCGGCGCGCGTCTGCAAGGCGCCGCCGACAAGATCCTGGACGAGCACAAGCGGCACGCCTCGGAGGGAGGCTGGCCCGGCCTCTTCGCCGATCTGGCCCGCTGGGAAGGGCCAAAGGGGCGGGGCGCGGTGTCCGGGGCGGACTGA
- a CDS encoding serine protease has translation MDYRHLFSDDEVRQEFFDRFDEVADGAAGLDGFESVDGGITVDRAVDAVERMAEGNWVPGNSGLEAIIERFVRPVHLVQRSTFVLPEDGRVTSRKVAARVERARRPLEAAIPCVGRIDLRNHAMRWVGTGWMVGPRLVVTNRHVAETFARGTGRGFPLRVFGTGRPVRPTLDWYREYRRPEESRFRVTEVLWIEPDSGHDVALLRIAASGEDGEAPPPVIALDTAPARVGRWIAVIGYPGYDIRANTADQQRIFDGVYDCKRLAAGLITAVEGRDVVHHDATTLNGNSGSAVIDLDSGKAVALHFAGAADGRSNMAVPAAAVARIVRAHGR, from the coding sequence TTGGACTATCGGCATCTCTTCTCCGACGACGAGGTCAGGCAGGAGTTCTTCGACCGGTTCGACGAGGTCGCGGACGGCGCGGCGGGGCTGGACGGTTTCGAGAGCGTCGACGGCGGGATCACCGTCGACCGGGCCGTGGACGCCGTGGAGCGCATGGCCGAAGGCAACTGGGTGCCCGGGAACTCCGGGCTCGAAGCGATCATCGAGCGCTTCGTACGGCCGGTGCACCTCGTGCAGCGGTCGACCTTCGTGCTGCCCGAGGACGGGCGCGTCACGAGCCGGAAGGTGGCCGCGCGCGTCGAGCGCGCCCGTCGGCCGCTGGAGGCGGCGATTCCCTGCGTCGGCCGTATCGATCTGCGCAACCATGCCATGCGGTGGGTGGGGACCGGCTGGATGGTGGGCCCGCGTCTGGTCGTGACCAACCGGCACGTGGCGGAGACCTTCGCCCGGGGGACCGGCAGGGGCTTCCCCCTCCGCGTCTTCGGGACGGGACGGCCCGTGCGGCCCACCCTCGACTGGTACCGGGAGTACCGGCGGCCCGAGGAGTCACGTTTCCGCGTGACCGAGGTCCTGTGGATCGAACCGGACAGCGGCCACGACGTGGCCCTCCTGCGGATCGCCGCCTCCGGCGAGGACGGCGAGGCCCCGCCCCCGGTCATCGCCCTCGACACCGCCCCGGCCCGGGTGGGCCGGTGGATCGCGGTGATCGGCTATCCCGGGTACGACATCCGCGCGAACACGGCCGACCAGCAACGCATCTTCGACGGCGTGTACGACTGCAAGAGGCTGGCGGCGGGGCTGATCACCGCCGTCGAAGGGCGCGATGTCGTCCATCACGACGCCACCACCCTGAACGGCAACTCCGGTTCCGCGGTGATCGACCTGGACTCCGGCAAGGCGGTGGCCCTGCACTTCGCCGGAGCGGCCGACGGCCGGAGCAACATGGCCGTGCCCGCCGCCGCCGTGGCCCGCATCGTACGGGCGCATGGCCGCTGA
- a CDS encoding catalase — protein MGEKHPVKAAVAKAAEALSGGTGPEDGIPGKPGFESPPVAEPTEPRGPLPPKPDQSGPATVSPTGRATGVDQAEVAQQGEYLTTAQGVRLYDTDHSLKAGARGPVLLQDHHLREKITHFDHERIPERVVHARGAAAHGVFQGYGTATGVTRAAFLAKDAETPVFVRFSTVLGSRGSADTVRDTRGFATKFYTDEGTFDLVGNNIPVFFIQDAIKFPDIIHAGKPHPDREIPQAQSAHDTFWDFVTLHTEATHHTLWNMSDRGIPRSYRTMEGFGIHTFRLVDAKGATTLVKFHWKPKLGVHSLVWEEAQIIGGVDPDFHRRDLADAIEAGAFPQWELGIQTFPDTPEQTFEGIDLLDPTKIVPEELAPVRPIGLMTLNANPSNYFAETEQVAFHTGHLVPGIDITDDPLLAGRMFSYLDTQITRLGGPNFAQLPINRAHAPVNDMLRDGMHQTAVHRGVAPYRPNSLDAGCPFLAGADTGAFIETPVEVPTARKAREAPASFSDHFSQPRLFWLSMTPVEQEHIIAAYSFELGKCYEQAVKERGLQALANIDPRLCEEVAAGLGLPAPEPTVTLAEPAPSPALSQVGQVWPPDGRIIGIVVGEGTDLADLRSVRAAVLDAGMVPLVIAPAGGKLDAGGDPITVQRTFATARSVEYDAVLLAGAPGPGSDAYGARDAKAGAPAPATGVTADPRVLLLLAEAFRHGKAIGGWGGAEGVLEAAGVPLAAPGVVLARSGPAALEEVSRLLGEHRVWERFPAAL, from the coding sequence ATGGGCGAGAAACATCCGGTGAAAGCCGCTGTGGCGAAGGCCGCCGAAGCGCTGAGCGGTGGGACCGGACCCGAGGACGGCATTCCCGGAAAACCTGGATTCGAGTCACCCCCGGTCGCCGAGCCCACCGAGCCGCGTGGGCCGCTGCCGCCCAAGCCCGACCAGAGCGGTCCCGCGACGGTCAGCCCCACGGGCCGGGCCACCGGAGTGGATCAGGCCGAGGTGGCCCAGCAGGGCGAGTACCTGACGACCGCGCAGGGTGTGCGGCTGTACGACACCGACCACTCGCTCAAGGCCGGTGCCCGCGGGCCGGTCCTCCTCCAGGACCACCACCTGCGGGAGAAGATCACGCACTTCGACCACGAGCGCATTCCCGAGCGGGTGGTCCACGCCCGCGGGGCCGCGGCTCACGGGGTGTTCCAGGGCTACGGCACCGCCACCGGGGTGACCAGGGCGGCGTTCCTCGCCAAGGACGCCGAGACGCCGGTGTTCGTACGTTTCTCGACGGTGCTGGGCTCACGGGGCTCGGCCGACACCGTGCGCGACACCCGGGGCTTCGCGACGAAGTTCTACACCGACGAGGGCACCTTCGACCTGGTCGGCAACAACATCCCGGTCTTCTTCATCCAGGACGCGATCAAGTTCCCCGACATCATCCACGCGGGGAAGCCGCACCCGGACCGGGAGATCCCGCAGGCGCAGAGCGCGCACGACACCTTCTGGGACTTCGTCACGCTGCACACCGAGGCGACCCACCACACGCTGTGGAACATGTCCGACCGGGGCATTCCGCGCTCGTACCGCACCATGGAGGGCTTCGGCATCCACACCTTCCGTCTGGTCGACGCGAAGGGGGCGACGACGCTGGTCAAGTTCCACTGGAAACCCAAACTGGGCGTGCACTCCCTGGTGTGGGAGGAGGCGCAGATCATCGGCGGCGTGGACCCGGACTTCCACCGCAGGGACCTCGCCGACGCCATCGAGGCCGGGGCGTTCCCCCAGTGGGAACTCGGAATCCAGACCTTCCCCGACACCCCGGAGCAGACGTTCGAGGGCATCGACCTGCTGGACCCGACGAAGATCGTCCCCGAGGAGCTGGCACCGGTCCGGCCCATCGGGCTCATGACGCTCAACGCCAACCCGTCGAACTACTTCGCGGAGACCGAGCAGGTGGCGTTCCACACGGGCCACCTCGTACCCGGTATCGACATCACCGACGACCCGCTGCTCGCCGGACGGATGTTCTCGTACCTGGACACGCAGATCACCCGTCTCGGCGGGCCGAACTTCGCCCAGCTCCCGATCAACCGCGCGCACGCCCCGGTCAACGACATGCTCCGTGACGGCATGCACCAGACGGCCGTGCACCGCGGCGTGGCCCCCTACCGCCCGAACTCGCTCGACGCGGGCTGCCCCTTCCTGGCGGGCGCGGACACCGGGGCGTTCATCGAGACGCCCGTGGAAGTGCCCACGGCACGGAAGGCGCGCGAGGCCCCCGCCTCCTTCTCCGACCACTTCAGCCAGCCCCGGCTGTTCTGGCTCAGCATGACGCCCGTCGAACAGGAACACATCATCGCGGCGTACAGCTTCGAGCTGGGCAAGTGCTACGAACAGGCGGTCAAGGAGCGGGGTCTCCAGGCGCTCGCCAACATCGATCCGCGACTGTGCGAGGAGGTCGCCGCCGGGCTCGGTCTGCCCGCACCCGAGCCCACCGTGACGCTCGCGGAGCCCGCGCCCAGCCCCGCGCTGTCCCAGGTCGGCCAGGTGTGGCCGCCCGACGGACGGATCATCGGCATCGTCGTCGGAGAAGGCACCGACCTCGCCGACCTCCGTTCCGTACGCGCAGCGGTCCTGGACGCGGGCATGGTGCCGCTGGTGATCGCCCCGGCCGGCGGAAAGCTCGACGCGGGCGGGGACCCGATCACCGTCCAGCGCACCTTCGCCACCGCCCGGTCGGTGGAGTACGACGCCGTCCTGCTCGCCGGAGCGCCCGGACCCGGCAGCGACGCGTACGGGGCTCGCGACGCGAAGGCCGGTGCCCCGGCACCGGCGACCGGGGTGACGGCCGATCCCCGCGTGCTGCTCCTGCTCGCCGAGGCGTTCCGGCACGGCAAGGCCATCGGCGGCTGGGGTGGCGCCGAAGGGGTACTGGAGGCGGCGGGCGTCCCGCTCGCGGCTCCCGGAGTCGTACTCGCCCGGAGCGGGCCCGCCGCCCTGGAGGAGGTCTCCCGACTGCTCGGCGAGCACCGGGTCTGGGAACGCTTCCCGGCGGCGCTCTGA
- a CDS encoding Rieske 2Fe-2S domain-containing protein, whose product MDVPEGRSGTRPVLLRALPRSTGPGRVLGAVGRLEDTRLLDGVARSLRRCTRALPLGRGRDVLHGRWLGHPVHPVMVQIPVGAWFSSAVLDCVPGARRSSRVLIGLGLVGAVPAALAGWVDWAELQKPQMRVGLVHAACNSVAVVCYGGSLGARLTGREFRGRVLALAGLTAVSVGGALGGHLAYRQAAGANHTESVPHLVGEGWHPVGPLDGIPVGRPVRRLLDDIAVVVVRQPDGSVQALADHCSHLGGPLSEGTVRDGCVRCPWHGSVFRLSDGWNVRGPATSPQPAFDTRITDGQLEIRLRRGLRAVP is encoded by the coding sequence ATGGATGTCCCCGAGGGACGATCAGGCACGCGACCGGTTCTGCTCCGCGCCCTGCCGCGGTCCACGGGCCCGGGGCGGGTGCTCGGGGCCGTCGGCCGTCTGGAGGACACGCGTCTTCTCGACGGTGTGGCGCGTTCGCTCCGACGATGTACGCGGGCGCTGCCCCTCGGCCGTGGCCGGGACGTCCTGCACGGCAGATGGCTGGGGCATCCCGTCCATCCGGTGATGGTGCAGATCCCGGTCGGCGCGTGGTTCTCCTCGGCGGTTCTGGACTGCGTTCCGGGAGCACGGCGGTCCTCCCGGGTGCTGATCGGACTCGGTCTCGTGGGGGCGGTTCCGGCCGCGCTGGCCGGCTGGGTGGACTGGGCGGAACTGCAGAAGCCGCAGATGCGCGTCGGCCTCGTGCACGCCGCGTGCAACTCGGTGGCCGTGGTCTGTTACGGCGGATCGCTGGGTGCCCGCCTCACCGGCCGTGAGTTCCGTGGCCGCGTCCTCGCCCTGGCGGGTCTGACGGCCGTCTCCGTGGGCGGGGCGCTGGGTGGTCATCTGGCCTACCGTCAGGCGGCCGGTGCCAACCACACGGAGTCCGTTCCCCATCTGGTGGGGGAGGGGTGGCACCCGGTCGGCCCCCTCGACGGGATTCCCGTCGGACGCCCGGTGCGCAGGCTGCTCGACGACATCGCCGTGGTGGTGGTGCGGCAGCCCGACGGCTCGGTGCAGGCACTCGCGGACCACTGCAGCCACCTCGGGGGCCCCTTGTCCGAGGGGACGGTCCGTGACGGCTGTGTGCGGTGTCCCTGGCACGGCAGTGTCTTCCGCCTGTCGGACGGCTGGAACGTGCGCGGCCCCGCCACGTCGCCCCAGCCCGCGTTCGACACCCGGATCACCGACGGGCAGCTGGAGATCCGGCTGCGGCGCGGGCTCAGGGCTGTCCCGTAA